In Magnetospirillum sp. XM-1, a single window of DNA contains:
- a CDS encoding RtcB family protein — protein sequence MAGYDFIPVENGVPIKAWTNGVPVEEAARQQLLNVASLPFVFHHLAVMPDVHWGMGATVGSVIATHKAIIPAAVGVDIGCGMMAVRTTVKAEHLPDDLHPIRAAIEKAVPHGRTDNGGKADRGSWHDVPEQAASAWSALDEEFKRILEDQPKLTNGRTAEHLGTLGTGNHFVELCLDEVGALWVMLHSGSRGIGNKIGTHFVELAKRDMERYFITLPDADLAYFPEGTPHYEQYMRAVSWAQKFARTNRQLMMDAVLLVLGRFFPDLAIDEVAVNCHHNYVNTERHFGEKVLVTRKGAVRAQVGDLGIIPGSMGAKSFIVRGKGNAESFCSCSHGAGRAMSRNKAKKTFTLEDHAKATEGVECRKDADVLDETPAAYKDIDAVMAAQVDLVEIVHTLKQVVCVKG from the coding sequence ATGGCCGGGTACGATTTCATCCCCGTTGAGAATGGTGTGCCGATCAAGGCCTGGACCAATGGCGTCCCGGTCGAGGAGGCTGCTCGCCAGCAGCTCTTGAACGTCGCATCTCTCCCCTTCGTCTTTCATCACCTGGCCGTGATGCCCGACGTTCACTGGGGCATGGGGGCCACGGTGGGGAGCGTTATCGCCACCCATAAGGCGATTATTCCTGCTGCCGTTGGCGTGGATATCGGCTGCGGCATGATGGCGGTGCGGACCACGGTGAAGGCCGAACACCTCCCCGATGATCTACATCCCATCCGAGCCGCCATCGAGAAGGCCGTGCCTCACGGTCGCACCGACAATGGAGGCAAGGCTGATCGCGGCTCATGGCATGATGTGCCGGAGCAGGCTGCGTCGGCGTGGAGCGCATTGGATGAAGAGTTCAAGCGCATCCTTGAGGATCAGCCCAAGCTTACCAACGGCAGGACTGCCGAGCACCTGGGAACCCTTGGTACGGGCAACCATTTCGTCGAGCTTTGTCTCGATGAAGTGGGCGCGCTGTGGGTGATGCTGCATTCGGGCTCGCGCGGCATCGGCAATAAGATCGGCACCCACTTCGTCGAGTTGGCGAAGCGGGACATGGAACGGTATTTCATCACCCTTCCTGACGCCGATCTGGCCTATTTCCCGGAAGGCACTCCCCATTACGAGCAGTACATGCGGGCGGTGTCCTGGGCACAGAAGTTCGCCCGCACCAATCGCCAACTCATGATGGATGCCGTGTTGCTGGTGCTGGGACGTTTCTTCCCGGACCTCGCCATCGACGAGGTGGCGGTCAATTGCCACCACAACTACGTCAACACCGAGCGGCACTTTGGCGAAAAGGTCTTGGTCACCCGCAAGGGAGCCGTCCGTGCCCAGGTGGGCGATCTCGGCATCATTCCCGGAAGCATGGGAGCCAAGTCCTTCATCGTGCGGGGCAAGGGCAACGCTGAAAGCTTCTGCTCTTGCAGCCACGGGGCCGGGCGCGCCATGAGCCGCAACAAGGCCAAGAAGACCTTCACCCTTGAAGACCACGCCAAGGCGACGGAAGGAGTGGAGTGCCGCAAGGACGCGGACGTGCTGGATGAAACTCCCGCTGCGTACAAGGACATCGATGCCGTCATGGCGGCCCAGGTCGACCTGGTGGAGATCGTCCATACCTTGAAACAGGTGGTGTGCGTTAAAGGGTGA
- a CDS encoding HNH endonuclease — MVPSLSERQLAAFPALVLNADYQPLQYLPLSILPWQDAVRSAIGGQVDIVAEHDVRVRSPSMSVSLPAVIRVRRFVARPKVAPLTRHNVLVLRDKCACAYCGRTFAVNRLTYDHVIPRSRGGQHRWENLVAACAGCNGRKADRTPELARMPLLWRPWRPTVEELARAEYFRDQRQIHAVWQDFLPFAA; from the coding sequence ATGGTTCCCTCGCTTTCGGAAAGACAGCTGGCGGCGTTCCCGGCTCTGGTGCTGAACGCCGATTACCAACCCCTCCAATACCTACCTCTATCCATCCTGCCTTGGCAGGATGCAGTCCGAAGTGCTATCGGCGGCCAAGTCGACATCGTCGCAGAACATGATGTCAGGGTGCGCTCGCCATCCATGAGCGTTTCGTTGCCGGCAGTCATCCGGGTACGGCGCTTCGTGGCCCGACCCAAGGTGGCGCCGTTGACCCGTCACAACGTGCTGGTCCTTCGTGACAAATGCGCCTGTGCCTATTGCGGCAGGACCTTTGCGGTCAACAGATTGACCTACGACCACGTCATCCCGCGATCACGGGGCGGGCAGCATCGTTGGGAAAATCTGGTGGCGGCGTGCGCTGGTTGTAACGGCCGTAAAGCTGACCGGACGCCTGAGTTGGCGCGGATGCCGCTGCTGTGGCGCCCGTGGCGGCCGACGGTGGAGGAGTTGGCTCGAGCTGAATACTTCCGCGACCAGCGCCAGATCCATGCCGTCTGGCAGGATTTCCTGCCCTTTGCGGCGTGA
- a CDS encoding nucleotidyltransferase domain-containing protein, whose translation MIPDNIRHQVNGLLDQVEADHDVRILFAVESGSRAWGFPSPDSDYDIRFVYVRPLTWYVRLSVGRDVIERPIVDNLDVGGWDLRKALSLLVRANPALIEWLSSPIVYRERPETAAIRALAELSPHRHSARYHYRALAWSNYTRYIAKREMVKLKKYMYCIRPAAALRWLRTRPDRVPMDFPSLLAGIKMEADLQQAIDSLLALKVSSLEMGEGPHIPRIDDFIETEMDLAVRPDGPPSIDPSFQSKANELFQSIVLRQCDN comes from the coding sequence ATGATCCCCGATAACATCCGGCACCAGGTCAACGGACTGCTCGACCAGGTCGAGGCCGATCATGACGTGCGAATTTTGTTTGCAGTCGAGTCCGGGAGCCGTGCCTGGGGGTTTCCCTCGCCCGACAGCGATTACGACATTCGCTTCGTGTACGTCAGGCCACTAACCTGGTACGTGCGGTTGTCCGTTGGCCGGGACGTTATCGAGCGCCCGATTGTCGATAATCTCGATGTTGGCGGATGGGACCTTCGCAAAGCATTGAGCCTGCTGGTCAGAGCCAACCCGGCGCTGATCGAGTGGCTCTCATCACCCATTGTTTATCGGGAGCGCCCGGAGACGGCGGCTATCCGAGCGCTGGCCGAATTGAGCCCTCACCGCCACTCCGCCCGCTACCACTATCGAGCCTTAGCCTGGAGCAACTACACTCGCTACATCGCCAAGCGGGAGATGGTGAAGCTCAAGAAGTACATGTACTGCATCAGGCCTGCGGCTGCCTTGAGGTGGTTGCGCACCAGACCGGATCGCGTCCCAATGGATTTTCCCTCCCTGTTGGCGGGGATCAAAATGGAGGCAGATCTCCAGCAGGCCATTGATTCGCTGTTGGCGCTGAAAGTCAGTTCTCTGGAAATGGGGGAGGGACCGCATATCCCGCGTATCGACGATTTCATCGAGACCGAGATGGATTTGGCGGTGCGACCAGACGGACCACCGTCCATTGATCCATCCTTTCAAAGCAAGGCGAACGAATTATTTCAGTCAATTGTCCTGAGGCAATGTGACAATTGA